A single bacterium DNA region contains:
- a CDS encoding M48 family metalloprotease: MTFGGVPRSAPNADAALFEISEQQEIQIGREVERQLAQKPGFVNDPGLTQYLRETGRRLAAISERPGLPWTYHVLRDDRVNAVAAPGGYVFATRGLFGFVTSRDELAFVLGHETTHVARRHAVELAQRDLETQFGAAILLRVVFGGSYPAYVLTQIGRQLVNAQYSRDKEYEADRYGVIYARKAGFDPTQSLAFFDRLRKQEKTEPALTRAFENHPETAARRSAVCAELRTMGYRVVCQTGSASIVAPPSP; encoded by the coding sequence GTGACCTTCGGGGGTGTCCCCCGGTCCGCGCCCAACGCGGATGCGGCGCTCTTCGAGATTAGCGAACAGCAAGAAATCCAAATCGGACGCGAGGTCGAGCGCCAGCTCGCGCAAAAACCCGGATTCGTCAACGACCCGGGGCTCACGCAGTATCTCAGGGAGACCGGCCGCCGCCTCGCGGCGATCTCCGAGAGGCCGGGCCTGCCCTGGACCTACCACGTCTTGCGGGACGACCGCGTCAACGCCGTCGCCGCGCCGGGCGGTTATGTATTTGCCACCCGGGGACTGTTCGGGTTCGTCACATCTCGGGACGAACTGGCCTTCGTCCTCGGCCACGAGACTACGCACGTCGCCCGCCGGCACGCGGTCGAACTTGCGCAGCGCGACCTGGAAACACAGTTTGGCGCGGCGATCCTCCTGCGCGTCGTGTTCGGCGGGAGTTATCCGGCCTACGTGCTAACCCAGATCGGCCGGCAGCTGGTCAACGCCCAGTACTCGCGCGACAAGGAATACGAGGCCGATCGTTACGGCGTGATCTATGCCCGCAAGGCCGGCTTCGACCCGACCCAATCGCTTGCGTTCTTCGACCGGCTTCGCAAACAAGAAAAGACCGAGCCGGCCCTCACCCGCGCCTTCGAGAATCATCCCGAGACCGCGGCACGTCGTTCGGCGGTCTGCGCCGAATTGAGGACGATGGGCTATCGCGTTGTGTGTCAGACTGGTTCGGCATCGATTGTGGCGCCGCCCTCACCGTGA
- a CDS encoding SHOCT domain-containing protein, whose translation MMWPYGYGPGWGWMIGGWVMMLVFWALVIIGIAALVRYLSAGSGKTPARETEAPLDILRRRYAAGEITKEQFDEMKRNVA comes from the coding sequence ATGATGTGGCCGTACGGATACGGTCCCGGGTGGGGCTGGATGATCGGCGGGTGGGTTATGATGCTCGTGTTCTGGGCGCTGGTGATCATCGGAATCGCCGCATTGGTCCGCTATTTGAGCGCTGGAAGCGGGAAGACGCCGGCTAGAGAAACCGAGGCCCCGCTCGACATCCTTCGCCGTCGCTATGCGGCCGGAGAGATCACCAAGGAACAGTTCGACGAGATGAAACGGAACGTGGCGTAG
- a CDS encoding carboxymuconolactone decarboxylase family protein, which translates to MELPEHYKRFQHQCPEVWKAYDRLGAALHGAGPLDAKMRELTKLALAVGARHEGAVHAHTRLALQHGASADEIRHVVLLALTTIGFPAMMAASSWVEDILSGAEKGKR; encoded by the coding sequence ATGGAGTTACCGGAGCATTACAAGCGGTTTCAGCATCAGTGCCCGGAGGTCTGGAAGGCCTACGACCGGCTAGGTGCAGCGCTGCACGGAGCGGGCCCGCTCGACGCCAAGATGCGTGAGCTCACGAAGCTCGCGCTCGCTGTCGGCGCACGCCACGAAGGCGCGGTCCACGCCCACACACGATTGGCGCTGCAGCACGGCGCCTCCGCCGATGAGATTCGACACGTGGTCCTGCTCGCGCTGACCACGATCGGCTTCCCCGCGATGATGGCCGCGAGCAGTTGGGTCGAGGACATCCTCTCGGGCGCCGAAAAAGGAAAGCGGTAG
- a CDS encoding molybdopterin-dependent oxidoreductase codes for MMDISRRNLFKAGALAGTGVLLGSAGPRLITLAAQRATRDPGATAYLLAQPDNVLYGACLQCNTQCTLKVKMQDGLLVKIDGSAYSPMTLQPHLPYATPLDAAAKVDGSICSKGQAGVQTLYDPYRIRKVLKRAGPRGSGKWKAIPFEEAIAEITAGGKLFADAGEQRDVPGFKEVFVLRDGALSKAMSDDVTAIRAGKLTMDAFKTKYADHLNVLIDPDHPDLGPKNNQFIFLGGRISPDRELFAQRFTYGGLGSANWYGHTTICEQAHHVAFQYATAQWKEDKGKFGWAKGTNHMKPDYTQAEFVIFWGTGFAEANFGPPPLSPQVTQAVVDGKLKIAVIDTRLSKSAAHGWWIPVKAGGDFALAMGMMRWMLEHGRYDEKFLRNANKAAAAAGGEKSWTNATWLVNVKNGKLVKAADLEIGDANQFVALVNGTPTAVNPDDDKSPVIGDLDVAATLGGVDVKSGFRLLKDAALAHPLEFYAEESGLDLATIERLATEFTAHGKKAAIDFYRGPIKVTYGYYAAQAIITLNYLLGNVDWKGGLVPGGGAWNAIGDKPGQPYDMKKLHAKALTTFGVKLTREGSGPYETSTLFARDGYPAKRPWFPFTGDVYQEVIPAAYAGYPYPIKILWLHYGTPAFATPAGHLQIKMLQDTDKFPLFIATDIVIGETSMYADYIFPDITYLERWGNPLGTSPATITKTTKIRQPVAAPVPEIVSIDGEPMPISMDAIMIAVAKRVGAPGYGPNGFGPGLNFNRPEDFYLKMVANVAWGDKDGDAVAEASEAEIATFRKARRHLPPAVFDEAKWTGAVGPELWRRVVYVLNRGGRFEAANKAYNGAYLGHPWGKLLALYVEPVGSAKHSITSEHLSGVPRFERMKHLDGKPVQAPPEYDLALITYKEIFGTQTRTVGNYAGQQALMPENFIYVNKADAGRLGLQDGDIARIVSPTFSGEFDVAPGMTSRVEGKVKVISGLRPGTVAVSFHFGHWAYGANDVTIDGVRIPGDPTRRTGLSTNPAVQVDGYLKDVCLTDPIAGDSVFNGVQVKLVNVASGSATGMPRSGYFSEGPRMSLAQPQDVEDARWVAQEALEVVKGRRRSRDLQAYVARRVRRSQ; via the coding sequence ATGATGGACATCTCTCGCCGCAACTTATTCAAGGCCGGCGCGCTCGCCGGCACGGGCGTGCTTCTCGGCAGTGCCGGGCCACGTCTCATCACTCTCGCCGCCCAAAGGGCCACGCGCGATCCCGGTGCAACCGCGTACCTGCTGGCGCAGCCGGACAACGTGCTGTACGGTGCCTGTCTCCAGTGCAACACGCAATGCACGCTGAAGGTGAAGATGCAGGACGGCCTGCTGGTCAAGATCGACGGGAGCGCGTACAGTCCCATGACGCTCCAGCCCCATCTGCCGTACGCCACTCCGCTCGACGCGGCCGCGAAAGTCGATGGATCGATCTGTTCAAAGGGGCAGGCAGGGGTCCAGACGTTGTACGATCCGTACCGTATCCGGAAGGTGCTCAAGCGGGCCGGGCCCCGCGGCTCCGGCAAGTGGAAGGCGATCCCGTTTGAGGAGGCCATCGCCGAAATCACGGCCGGCGGCAAGTTGTTCGCCGACGCCGGAGAGCAGCGTGACGTCCCCGGGTTCAAGGAGGTGTTCGTCCTCCGGGACGGCGCCCTGTCCAAGGCGATGTCCGATGACGTGACGGCCATCCGCGCCGGGAAGCTGACCATGGACGCGTTCAAGACGAAGTACGCGGACCATCTGAACGTCCTCATCGACCCGGATCATCCCGACCTTGGGCCCAAGAACAACCAGTTTATCTTCCTCGGCGGGCGGATCAGTCCGGACCGGGAGCTCTTCGCGCAACGGTTCACCTACGGCGGGCTCGGATCGGCCAACTGGTACGGCCACACAACCATTTGCGAGCAGGCGCACCACGTCGCGTTTCAGTACGCGACCGCGCAGTGGAAGGAAGACAAGGGCAAGTTCGGTTGGGCCAAGGGCACGAACCACATGAAGCCCGATTATACTCAGGCCGAGTTCGTTATCTTCTGGGGCACGGGGTTCGCGGAAGCCAACTTCGGACCGCCGCCGCTCAGCCCGCAGGTCACGCAGGCCGTCGTGGACGGCAAACTGAAGATCGCTGTGATCGACACGCGGCTGTCGAAGAGCGCCGCCCACGGCTGGTGGATCCCGGTCAAGGCCGGCGGAGACTTCGCGCTGGCGATGGGCATGATGCGCTGGATGCTCGAGCACGGCCGGTACGACGAGAAGTTCCTCCGCAACGCGAACAAGGCGGCCGCCGCGGCGGGCGGCGAGAAATCGTGGACCAACGCCACTTGGCTTGTGAATGTCAAGAACGGCAAACTGGTGAAGGCCGCGGACCTCGAGATTGGCGACGCGAACCAGTTCGTGGCGCTTGTGAACGGCACGCCGACCGCCGTGAATCCGGACGACGACAAGTCGCCGGTTATCGGCGACCTCGACGTCGCGGCGACCCTTGGAGGCGTGGACGTCAAGTCGGGGTTCCGGCTGCTCAAGGACGCCGCGCTGGCGCACCCACTGGAGTTCTACGCTGAGGAGAGCGGTCTCGACCTGGCAACGATCGAGCGCCTCGCCACCGAGTTCACCGCCCACGGCAAGAAGGCCGCGATCGATTTCTATCGGGGCCCGATCAAGGTCACGTACGGCTACTACGCGGCGCAGGCCATCATCACCCTCAACTACCTGCTCGGAAACGTCGACTGGAAGGGCGGGTTGGTCCCAGGCGGCGGCGCCTGGAACGCGATCGGCGACAAGCCGGGGCAGCCCTACGACATGAAGAAACTGCACGCCAAAGCCCTTACGACGTTCGGCGTGAAGCTGACCCGCGAGGGCAGCGGGCCGTACGAAACATCAACACTGTTCGCGCGGGACGGCTACCCCGCCAAGCGTCCGTGGTTCCCGTTTACCGGGGACGTTTACCAGGAGGTCATCCCGGCCGCGTATGCAGGCTACCCGTATCCCATCAAGATCCTGTGGCTGCACTACGGCACCCCGGCGTTCGCGACGCCGGCGGGACACCTGCAGATCAAAATGCTGCAGGACACGGACAAGTTTCCGCTCTTCATCGCGACCGACATCGTGATCGGCGAAACCAGCATGTACGCCGACTACATCTTCCCGGACATCACGTATCTGGAGCGCTGGGGGAATCCCCTCGGGACCAGCCCTGCGACCATCACGAAGACGACGAAGATCCGCCAGCCGGTGGCCGCGCCCGTGCCGGAGATCGTGTCCATCGACGGTGAGCCGATGCCGATCAGCATGGACGCGATCATGATCGCGGTGGCCAAGCGCGTTGGCGCGCCGGGCTACGGTCCCAACGGCTTCGGGCCGGGTCTTAACTTCAACCGGCCGGAGGACTTCTACCTCAAAATGGTGGCGAACGTGGCCTGGGGCGACAAGGATGGGGATGCGGTTGCTGAAGCGAGCGAGGCGGAAATCGCGACGTTCCGCAAGGCGCGACGCCACCTACCGCCGGCGGTTTTTGATGAAGCCAAGTGGACAGGCGCGGTGGGGCCGGAGCTTTGGCGACGGGTGGTCTACGTGCTGAATCGAGGCGGCCGGTTCGAAGCCGCGAACAAGGCGTACAACGGCGCGTACCTCGGGCACCCTTGGGGCAAGCTACTTGCTTTGTACGTCGAGCCGGTCGGTTCCGCCAAACATTCGATTACGAGCGAGCATCTCTCGGGTGTGCCGCGGTTCGAGCGGATGAAGCATCTGGACGGTAAACCCGTGCAGGCACCGCCGGAGTACGATCTCGCGCTGATCACGTACAAGGAGATCTTCGGGACGCAAACTCGCACGGTCGGTAACTACGCCGGTCAGCAGGCCCTGATGCCGGAGAATTTCATCTACGTCAATAAGGCGGACGCCGGCCGCCTCGGACTCCAGGACGGGGATATCGCACGGATCGTCTCCCCGACGTTCAGCGGAGAGTTCGACGTAGCGCCGGGCATGACGTCACGGGTGGAAGGTAAGGTGAAGGTCATCAGCGGACTGCGGCCGGGGACGGTCGCCGTCTCGTTCCACTTCGGTCACTGGGCCTACGGCGCGAACGACGTCACGATCGACGGGGTGCGCATCCCGGGCGATCCGACGCGCCGCACCGGTCTCTCGACCAACCCTGCGGTACAGGTCGACGGGTATCTCAAAGATGTCTGCCTTACCGACCCCATCGCCGGCGACTCCGTGTTCAACGGCGTCCAGGTCAAGCTCGTGAATGTCGCAAGCGGGTCGGCGACAGGTATGCCCCGGAGCGGCTATTTCAGCGAAGGACCGCGTATGAGCCTGGCCCAACCGCAGGATGTTGAGGACGCCCGGTGGGTGGCGCAAGAGGCTCTCGAGGTCGTCAAGGGGCGCAGGCGGTCCCGAGACCTGCAGGCGTACGTTGCCCGCCGGGTTAGGCGGAGCCAGTAA
- the nrfD gene encoding NrfD/PsrC family molybdoenzyme membrane anchor subunit, with protein MTKRVNVLLWVLWALLAVFGGVGIAERLLLGHRLSAYTSYVPWGLWVAAYIYFIGLSAGAFLLSSLIYVFGVRRLDQIGRLSLYVAIVTLLMALLTIWFDIGHMERFWEVFSRPQFHSMMAWMVWLYTAYFVLLLGELYYAMRRGWIPLAPAQLDRDNRRLQVLGTIGVPLAIAFHGGVGSLFGTVVARDLWHSPIYPLLFLAGALISGGGLITFVVAYLWPTRDDAWRDLTQSLGKIVLGLLAVGVLLEWAEYSIPMWYGVGQEYTRLVYVLFGPYWYVYWGIHVLLGVAVPVLMLWRSRNPFTIGAAGGLIAATYFAERLNLVIPGLVFPELKGLESAYLSHRLSYAYFPSLFEWQVAAGVAAIGIALFYLGYRYLPLVGAHARLRGVA; from the coding sequence ATGACCAAGCGCGTGAATGTCCTGCTGTGGGTGCTTTGGGCGCTGCTGGCCGTGTTCGGCGGCGTCGGCATTGCGGAACGGCTCCTCCTTGGGCACCGGCTGAGCGCGTATACCAGCTACGTCCCCTGGGGGCTCTGGGTGGCGGCGTACATCTACTTTATCGGTCTCTCCGCCGGCGCGTTCTTGCTCTCCAGCCTGATCTACGTGTTCGGCGTGCGCCGGCTCGATCAGATCGGGCGTCTTTCGCTCTACGTCGCCATCGTCACGCTGCTCATGGCGTTGCTGACGATCTGGTTCGACATTGGGCACATGGAGCGGTTCTGGGAGGTGTTCAGCCGCCCCCAGTTCCACTCGATGATGGCGTGGATGGTCTGGCTCTATACCGCCTACTTCGTGCTGCTCCTCGGCGAACTGTACTATGCGATGCGGCGCGGCTGGATCCCGCTTGCGCCGGCGCAGCTCGACCGTGACAATCGCCGGCTCCAAGTCCTCGGGACGATCGGCGTGCCGCTCGCGATCGCGTTCCACGGCGGCGTCGGATCGCTGTTCGGCACCGTGGTGGCGCGCGACCTGTGGCACAGCCCGATCTATCCCTTGCTCTTTCTCGCCGGGGCACTGATCTCCGGCGGCGGCCTGATCACCTTCGTCGTGGCCTACCTCTGGCCGACCCGGGATGACGCATGGCGCGATCTCACGCAGTCCCTCGGCAAGATCGTGCTGGGCCTGCTTGCGGTCGGCGTGCTGCTGGAATGGGCTGAGTACTCGATCCCGATGTGGTACGGGGTCGGCCAGGAGTACACGCGTCTCGTGTACGTGCTGTTCGGTCCGTACTGGTACGTCTACTGGGGGATCCACGTGCTGTTGGGCGTGGCCGTCCCCGTGCTCATGCTCTGGCGAAGCCGCAACCCCTTCACGATCGGGGCGGCGGGCGGCCTGATCGCCGCGACGTACTTCGCGGAACGTCTCAACCTGGTCATCCCCGGGCTGGTGTTCCCTGAGTTGAAGGGACTTGAGTCCGCCTATCTGAGTCATCGCCTCAGCTACGCGTACTTCCCAAGTTTGTTCGAGTGGCAGGTCGCCGCGGGAGTCGCCGCGATCGGCATCGCGCTTTTCTATCTGGGCTATCGGTATCTGCCGCTTGTGGGCGCGCACGCGCGCCTGAGAGGGGTGGCATGA
- a CDS encoding 4Fe-4S dicluster domain-containing protein, which translates to MAEADTESRRAFLEKVASGMFAGMAMAGVVVKTQAVDAAAQPVTGAPPFRIAAATDEDVLIRMQRDLARALAKPVNERRWGMVIDTRKCIGCSSCTVACVMENKLPPGVVYRPVIDTEVGDFPNVTRKFLARPCMQCDNPPCVSACPVGATWKREDGIVEIDYNACIGCRYCITACPYQARTFDFGEHWTDQAATGKDGALSLETGRRYQDEPSLEYGQEWTRMEGIIPRSPVGNARKCTFCAHRLQAEMLPACVSTCIGRATFFGDLNDPQSLVSELIARNNAVRLKEELGTEPKVYYLI; encoded by the coding sequence ATGGCCGAGGCCGACACGGAGTCACGCCGAGCGTTTCTTGAGAAAGTCGCGTCCGGGATGTTCGCCGGCATGGCGATGGCGGGCGTCGTGGTTAAGACCCAGGCGGTCGACGCCGCCGCGCAGCCGGTGACGGGCGCACCGCCGTTTCGCATTGCCGCCGCGACCGACGAGGATGTCTTGATCCGGATGCAGCGCGACCTCGCGCGGGCGCTTGCGAAGCCCGTGAACGAACGCCGGTGGGGGATGGTCATCGACACGCGCAAGTGCATCGGCTGTTCCTCCTGTACGGTCGCCTGCGTCATGGAAAACAAGTTGCCTCCGGGCGTTGTGTACCGGCCCGTGATCGACACCGAGGTCGGCGATTTCCCCAACGTCACCCGCAAGTTCCTGGCCCGTCCGTGCATGCAGTGTGACAACCCGCCGTGTGTATCGGCATGCCCGGTGGGTGCCACATGGAAACGCGAAGACGGCATCGTCGAGATCGATTACAACGCCTGCATCGGTTGCCGCTACTGCATCACGGCCTGTCCATATCAGGCCCGAACGTTCGATTTCGGGGAACACTGGACCGATCAGGCGGCCACGGGCAAGGATGGCGCACTGTCATTGGAGACTGGCCGTCGGTACCAAGACGAACCGAGCCTCGAATACGGCCAAGAGTGGACGCGGATGGAAGGCATCATTCCTCGCAGCCCTGTGGGGAACGCCAGGAAGTGCACCTTCTGCGCCCACCGGCTGCAGGCGGAGATGCTGCCGGCATGCGTGAGCACTTGCATCGGCCGCGCGACGTTCTTCGGCGACCTCAACGATCCTCAATCGCTCGTTTCCGAGCTTATCGCCCGCAACAACGCCGTAAGACTTAAGGAAGAGCTGGGCACCGAACCCAAGGTCTACTACCTCATTTAG
- a CDS encoding RidA family protein translates to MSKRIVRTEEAPEAIGPYSQGVVAGGFVYTAGQLALDPKTGQLVPGDVRIQTKRVMENIKAILESAGTSFANVVKTTVFLRDMNDFGAMNEIYGSYFQENPPVRSTFQVAKLPRDGAVEIEVVALLK, encoded by the coding sequence ATGAGCAAGCGGATTGTCAGAACGGAGGAGGCGCCCGAGGCGATCGGGCCGTACTCGCAGGGCGTCGTCGCCGGCGGCTTCGTGTACACCGCCGGACAGCTCGCGCTGGACCCCAAGACCGGGCAATTGGTGCCGGGCGACGTGCGGATCCAGACGAAGCGTGTGATGGAGAACATCAAGGCGATCCTCGAGAGCGCGGGCACCTCGTTCGCCAACGTGGTCAAGACCACGGTCTTCCTGCGCGACATGAACGACTTCGGCGCGATGAACGAGATCTACGGTTCGTACTTCCAGGAGAATCCGCCCGTGCGCTCTACGTTTCAGGTGGCGAAGCTGCCGCGGGACGGCGCGGTCGAGATCGAGGTCGTCGCCCTGCTCAAGTGA
- a CDS encoding flavin reductase family protein has protein sequence MRETSGVDARQFREAMARFATGITVITAPAADGPHGVTINAFASLSLKPALVLICIEHGRYTLQVLEAAGVFAVNVLAEGQEHLSRFFSTDSRPEGPHAFDGIPHRPGRLAPLLEGCLAVAECRVTARYPGGDHTIFVGEVETAEVFGDRRPLVYYDRGYRRLTSL, from the coding sequence ATGCGCGAGACGAGTGGAGTGGATGCGCGGCAGTTCCGGGAGGCGATGGCGCGGTTTGCCACCGGCATCACGGTGATCACCGCGCCCGCCGCGGACGGGCCGCACGGAGTCACCATCAACGCGTTCGCGTCGCTGTCGCTGAAGCCGGCGCTCGTGCTGATCTGCATCGAGCACGGACGCTACACGCTGCAGGTCCTCGAGGCCGCCGGCGTCTTCGCCGTCAACGTGCTCGCGGAGGGGCAGGAGCATCTGTCGCGCTTCTTTTCGACCGATTCGCGCCCCGAGGGGCCGCACGCCTTCGACGGCATTCCCCACCGCCCCGGGCGCCTCGCGCCGCTGCTCGAGGGGTGCCTCGCCGTCGCGGAGTGCCGCGTGACCGCGAGATATCCCGGCGGCGACCACACCATCTTCGTCGGCGAGGTCGAGACCGCGGAAGTGTTCGGGGATCGGCGGCCGCTCGTCTACTACGACCGCGGCTATCGCAGACTCACGAGTTTGTAG
- a CDS encoding ABC transporter permease, whose amino-acid sequence MNVRRMWAVVRKEVLHLLRDRRTLGTMISLPIMQLFLYGYLTNDVTHIPTAVFDQSRTPESRTLLQAFVNTTYLDIKYYAGSFTVVQQLIDGGDAKIGILIPPDYATRLRSGRTAQVGVIVDASEPTSANVVLGLAGGVGQSLSTQLIVQRAGRLGIPPPPQLIDVRPRAWYNPTLSNVYFIVPGIIAVVLVFVTTIQAVTVIVRERERGTIEQLVVTPITGIELLLGKIIPLVGLGYLEITITLLLASLWFGMPVKGSLLLLYALSLAFFFSTLGIGVLISTVSKTFQQAVQVAQMILLPSILLSGFIFPRESLPYWLQVIGGIFPLTYFVVVIRGILIKGVGIESLWKQILPLLALGLLFFGVSITRFQKRVD is encoded by the coding sequence GTGAACGTCCGCCGGATGTGGGCCGTCGTGCGCAAAGAAGTGCTGCATCTGCTGCGCGACCGCCGGACGCTGGGGACGATGATCTCGCTGCCGATCATGCAGCTGTTTCTCTACGGGTACCTGACGAACGACGTCACGCACATCCCGACCGCCGTGTTCGATCAGTCGCGTACGCCGGAGAGCCGGACGCTGCTGCAGGCGTTCGTCAACACAACGTACCTCGACATCAAGTACTACGCCGGCAGTTTCACGGTCGTGCAGCAGCTCATCGACGGCGGCGACGCCAAGATCGGGATCCTGATCCCGCCCGACTACGCGACCCGGCTGCGCAGCGGGCGCACGGCGCAGGTCGGCGTGATCGTGGATGCCTCCGAGCCGACGTCGGCGAACGTGGTGCTCGGCCTCGCGGGGGGCGTCGGCCAGTCGCTGTCGACGCAGTTGATCGTTCAGCGCGCCGGCCGCCTCGGCATCCCGCCGCCGCCGCAGCTCATCGATGTTCGGCCGCGCGCCTGGTACAACCCCACGCTCTCGAACGTCTACTTCATCGTGCCGGGCATCATCGCGGTCGTGCTGGTGTTCGTGACCACAATTCAGGCGGTGACCGTCATCGTCCGCGAGCGCGAGCGCGGGACGATCGAGCAGCTCGTCGTAACGCCGATCACCGGCATCGAGCTGCTGCTCGGCAAGATCATCCCGCTCGTCGGGCTCGGATACCTGGAAATCACGATCACGCTCCTGCTGGCCAGCCTGTGGTTCGGCATGCCGGTCAAAGGCAGCCTGCTCCTGCTCTACGCGCTCTCGCTGGCGTTCTTCTTCAGCACCCTCGGGATCGGGGTGCTGATCTCGACGGTGTCGAAGACCTTCCAGCAGGCCGTCCAGGTCGCGCAGATGATCCTGCTCCCGAGCATCCTGCTGTCGGGGTTCATCTTCCCGCGGGAGTCGCTGCCGTACTGGCTGCAGGTGATCGGGGGAATTTTTCCACTGACCTATTTCGTCGTGGTGATCAGGGGGATCCTCATCAAGGGCGTGGGCATCGAGTCGCTGTGGAAGCAGATCCTGCCGCTGCTGGCGCTCGGTCTCTTGTTCTTCGGCGTGTCGATCACCCGGTTCCAGAAGCGCGTGGACTAG
- a CDS encoding ABC transporter ATP-binding protein — MPEPAAHAVGLTRRFDSFVAVDHISFDIPVGAIWGFLGPNGAGKSTTIRMLCGILEPSEGHATVLGYDIVRQAEAIKARIGYMSQRFSLYDDLTVEENLAFYAGVYGLGRAEARRAIDEWIGRAGLRGRERTLAAELSGGFRQRLAFGCAVLHRPRMVFLDEPTSGVDPVSRRSFWDLIDDFAAGGITIMVTTHYMDEAEHCDTLAFIFGGRIIAAGTPAEIKQRMSGALLEVRASPIEQALEALRGQPDVRDVALFGRAIHATVDDPSAAERLRTALAAAGVAVEGIRPVHPSLEDAFVSLVEQDAAGARGGSATPAPGGAP, encoded by the coding sequence GTGCCTGAGCCCGCGGCGCACGCCGTCGGGCTGACGCGGCGATTCGACTCGTTCGTCGCGGTCGACCACATCTCGTTCGACATCCCGGTGGGCGCGATCTGGGGGTTTCTCGGACCGAACGGCGCCGGCAAGTCCACCACGATCCGTATGCTGTGCGGCATTCTCGAGCCGTCGGAGGGGCACGCGACCGTGCTGGGGTACGACATCGTCCGCCAGGCCGAGGCGATCAAGGCCCGCATCGGCTACATGTCGCAGCGCTTTAGTCTGTACGACGACCTGACGGTGGAAGAAAACCTAGCGTTCTACGCCGGAGTCTACGGCCTCGGCCGCGCCGAGGCGCGCCGCGCGATCGATGAGTGGATCGGCCGTGCCGGCCTGCGCGGCCGTGAGCGGACGCTGGCCGCGGAGCTCTCCGGGGGGTTCAGGCAGCGGCTTGCGTTCGGCTGCGCGGTGCTGCACCGTCCGCGCATGGTGTTCCTGGACGAGCCGACGAGCGGCGTCGACCCCGTGAGCCGCCGGAGCTTCTGGGATCTCATCGACGACTTCGCGGCGGGCGGCATCACCATCATGGTGACGACGCACTACATGGACGAAGCGGAGCACTGCGACACGCTGGCGTTCATCTTCGGCGGCCGCATCATCGCCGCGGGGACGCCGGCGGAGATCAAACAGCGCATGTCGGGTGCGCTGCTGGAGGTACGGGCGAGTCCGATCGAGCAGGCGCTGGAAGCCCTGCGCGGGCAGCCGGACGTGCGGGACGTGGCACTGTTCGGCCGCGCGATCCACGCGACCGTGGACGACCCGTCGGCCGCGGAGCGGCTGCGGACGGCGCTCGCCGCGGCCGGCGTGGCGGTGGAAGGCATCCGGCCGGTCCACCCGTCGCTGGAGGACGCGTTTGTCTCGCTTGTCGAGCAGGACGCCGCCGGCGCCCGCGGCGGGTCCGCGACGCCCGCCCCCGGAGGCGCGCCGTGA